Part of the Syntrophomonadaceae bacterium genome, TGTCCTTTTCCGATACACCCCTGTTTTTTAATGCATTTAATAGGGTAGATGACTACCTCCGGGCGAATAAGCTAGATTAGGTCTGAATGGGCCTCGTTTCCTATGATCCTAATATTCAAACCTTCAAACCCGTTCGGGAATGTCCAATCAAAGTTAACCAGGGAAAAGGCAGAAAGCCCGCATGATAATCCCTGGGGCGGGCAATGCAGTGGCACTCTGGAAAATCGCTTGTCACTAGGTCATGAGTTTGAAACCGATATTATCAAGCTCCACTTTGAGGGCAATATTGACCAGCCGCCAGGGTTTTGGCTCTCCTTAATGTATGCTCTTTTGGAAGGTGTTAGCGAAGAGCTGCAGATCGAACGATAGGACCTTGATGGTTGTTTATATCCGTTAGCAGGCAATATAACAGGTACGGCAATTGTCCTTTTTGACGATGTCCCAGGGGGTGCCGGGCATGTACGCCGAATAACTAATCCCAGTACCCTTATTGCTGTTTTATGGGCGGCTTTAAGGCGAATGGAAACTTGCCAGTGCGGCGGTTCTGAAGGAAATACCAGTTGCTATGAATGTCTCAGGAATTACCGTAACCAATTCTGCCATAAAGAACTCAAAAGGGGGCCGGCAATTGAGTTTTTAAGAAAAGTGTTAGATGCAATTTAGCACACTTTACATCGAAAACCTGCGGTCTTTTCACCCCAAAGCCTGCTTTTTTGAGTATGCTGAAGATGCAGAAAGATTAAAAAAAGCATTATAGCTTATCTGGCAGAAGGAGAACGATATAGATAGCCGGACGGCTAAGTAGTGTAATGGGAAAGGAGTAAAAAAATGGCGGAACAGAAAGAAGTGCTAGAGATCTACCAGGCCATGGAAAAGGTAGTAGGCGAAGCGCGGCCGGTAAATTTGGATTCGCTGGTTAATGAAGCAGGGGGACCGGAGCAGGTGGTCCTGGTGCTGGTGGACCTGGTGCAGGGGTTTGCCCGGGAAGGTCCCCTGGCCAGTCCCCGGGTGGCGGCGTTGATTGAACCCATCACAAAACTGGCGGAGGAGGCCCTTCGCCTGGGAGTGGGAATTACTGTAATCCGGGATGCCCACAGTGAAGACTGCCCCGAGTTCGACCAGTTCGGGCGTCACTGTGTAAAGGGCAGTGCGGAGGCGGAACTGGTGTCAGAACTAAAGGAAGTCCTGGGGCCGAATTACATTGACTGGCCTAAAAACTGCCTGGCAGCGGGGCAGGCACATGCTCAGTCGACTGTTATAATAGTGGGGGACTGTACCGACCTCTGCGTCTACCAGGCTGCCATGGGGGAGAAACTTGCGGCCAATGCCAGGGGGATCAGAAAAAGGGTGATTGTGCCCGTGAACCTGGTGGATACCTATGACCTGCCGGTCGAAGCGGCAAAAAAGTTGGGGCTTTTGCCCCATCCGGGTGATTTCTTTCATCTTGTCTTCCTCTATCACCTGAAGCTAAACGGGATAGAACTGGTGCGGCTGGTCTAGGTTTGGCTTTTATTGGACCGGAGGCCAGCATTTAGGTGTTTTTTAAACGCGAGTAACCGGTAAAGGTTCAACAGGAATGTTCAGGCGATTGGCAGCCTTAACCAGAGCGTTATCGACAGTCCAAAGAGGTACCTGATATTCCATTGCCAAGCATAAATATGCGGAATCATATACGGCCAGATTGTGCGCGATTGAAAGCGTTAAGCAGTTTATCGGATCAGCAGGACAAACTGTAAACTTAAACCCTAGAAGGGAGTCCAACGCTTCTGCAGCTTCATGTTGACTGATTCTGCTGCGCCGAACAGCTACCCACAAGACATTTGCAACTTCGTACCAAAAAGTTGGTGGAACAAATAGTTCGATCAGCGTGTTATCAACGGCACGATCGCGTAACTGTAGAGTTTGTGGTGTCTCCTCTCCCGGCAAAAGCCATGTTAAGGCTACCGAAGCGTCAATGACGTAACCTGGATTCATCGCCTTCTCTCCACATTACGCATATCATGGAGCTCTTCTGAGGAAACGGTACTTTTTACTGAGGCACGGAGCCGATCCATTTTAGACGCAGCCATCTTTCGGTCCGAAGTTTGCAATGCATGCAACGCCGCTTCAACCATGAATTCGGACAAAGATTTGCCGCGGAGACTTGCTGCTGCTTTAAGTTTCCAATGCATTTCTTCATCAATATATACACTAATTTTACTGGCCATTACACCACACCTCCTATATATTATAATAGCTCTTTAGCTCTAAATAGTCAAAGAATAAACAGGGCAATTCTAGCTTTTTCACCAGTATAGCCAGGGTTTTCCCAAGCAAATGGGATAAAAGAGCTGTTGAATACCCCCTCTTTCTTGTTATGGAAAAGGTAGTAGGCGAAGCGCGACCGGTAAATTTGGGTTCGCTGGTTAATGGAGCAGGGGGACCGGAGGCCAGTATTTAGTGGAACGGATTGTTTTGCTACTGGTTGAGGCCCTGATCAAGAAAGCTGTGGAGTGAAAAAGAAATAAAGCCAAAATAGGCTTTCTCATGTTATCAGCTGCATCGGAAGCCGATCATTTGCTTGATTTAAGGTAACCCTGGATGGTAGTCACAAACACCTCAGCGCTTTTAAACAATTCGGTAGCGTCTTCGGCATCGACTGTCTCAGCGGTCTCGCCATAATCTCCTGTACTGGATCAAAGCCAGCTTGGGGTTTTCCTTCATAGCGGTATCCCTTCAGCCATAATTTCTTTATAAAGCATAGAAACGAAAAAATGCTCAGAAACTATCCATTATCTACTCGCAGCCTTTAATAAAAGACCCTTGACCTATTCGCTACAACTAAAATAGTTTTTTAATTTTTCTTTTATCGGTACATCAGCAGGAGCAAAATCATACAGATCAACATCTTTTATAGAAACCCATTTTGCGTCATCATGAAAATGTGTAAACATCTCACCGGAAACCCAGTCTGCAAAATACGCTAATAATTCAATAACACCATGCTCATAGTGATAGATGCTTCTAGCAAAGAAGCTCCCTACTCTTGCCTCAATTCCTAATTCCTCGCAAAGCTCCCGGGCCAGGCACTCCTCAGGTGACTCGCCAGCTTCAATTTTCCCGCCAGGGAACTCCCATTTCTTTGACAAACGATCTCCACTTGCTCTTTTAGCAATGAGGACTTTGTCGCCGTCTAACATGATCGCTGCTGTTACTTGTTTCATTAAACAAGCTTCCTTAAAATATCTGATTGATTAATCTGGTCTTTCAACCCATATTCCCTCCAAAGAGATATTATTTCCCGTAAAACCTTTCCAGGCCTCTTATTCAATGCATCAAAGAGAAACAGTTTACTGCAGCCTCCTGCCTTGATACAAAAGCTATTAGCATCCTGACCTTTAATAACCAAACCGGGAAATTCCATATGCTGCATTCTGTCACCTTCCCTGATCATCTCACGTGGAAATTTTACAGCAAGACAATCTTGAAGCCGTCGCAGTTCTCGCCACAGCCTGACTTCTAAAGTACTTAAATGTAACTCTGGATAAACCCTTGCTTCCTCAAATAGTCGCCAGCTTGTCCTTTGCGGTTCAGCAGGGCCAAAGCCTCCAGGTTTAATCTGCTTCAATCGTCTTTGCCACTTTTCCACCAGAAATTTTATAACTAGCTGTTCTGGCCGTCTACCACCGGTTACCTCTTTGATGTCCTTTCTTTTTAAAAGTAGTATTTATACACATCCCTATATCCTGGAGCCATTTGCATCACTAAAGAGGTATGCTCCACTTGTTTCAATTCACCAACATATTGAAAAAAGCCATAATCGAAGTTACCTTGGAGCTGCCTCCGCTTTTCAGTAACAAATTGAGTTACCCGTTTATCCCCGGACTTTTCTCCAATATCTTTATATCTCCCCTCAAATGCTTTCAATTTTCGGTCAAGCTGTTTAAGTATCCATTTCAAAAATCTATTCTCATACGTGTCAAAGTTCAGCTCTTTTTTACAATCTAGAGCTTTCCTAGGGGTAAAAGCAAAGCCACCTACTTCAACAAGACCTCCCTGGTCCGCTTCAAACAAATAGTTTTTCTTTACTAGCCAGCTTAGTCCAGTATGGCTGGCTCGTTTTATCCTCGCCGATATAGTCACCCGATTTGCAGAAACAATCTGGTGATGGGGCCTTTCTTTAAGCCGTTCCAAAGCTTTAAAGAAATTTTTGTAGATAGCATTAAAAATATAATAGAATTCAGCAGGCGAAGGCTCTTTCGCGCTTTTTAAGGAAGCAAAGAAACTGGTACGCATTAAAAAATCATATGCCAAGTTATAGACTTCCTCATTGACTTCTTGTAGCAATAGCCAAAAATCCCTCTGGTAATCTAATTTGCTGGGAAAAACCTCAAGTTCAATAGATAAGAGAGGCTTTCCATCACCCAATATTTCAAAGCGAGAAAAGCCAACCTCATCCTGAAAATTTATAATTCCCGTTAAAAGTCGTCCCTGCCTCCCAGCAGGCGTTACCGCTTCCCGGAGTTGCTTATTTAAATGTTCAAACTTAAGCTCTTTAACGCAGCCATCCTTCTTTTCTATCACCACTTCATAGTTGGTCTGCTCAAAAAAACAGGGGAATACACTACCCCCTGTGTATTCAGATATCTCACCAGGATCAGTAGGTTCGTACACTTTAGCCCAACTGTAACCAGGGGATATCCTAAGCCCAGCCAGCATAGGCTCCCCTCGTTCATCCTGGTGCAAAGAAAAAGCTTCTACCAGCTTATTCCTTGGTGGTCCTTTAAAAACCAGCTCAAAATCCTCCGTCGCAATAACCAACAATTCTTGAAATTTACGGCCAGAAGGAGGTAAAGCCATCCCTTTCAAACCTCCTCCGCATAAATTCAACTTTCTTATAACTCATCGGATAGCTTGTCCGACAGAAATTTTCTAGTTTAGTGAGAATATCTTCAATCTCCATGACGCTGCCCTGGATCCGGGGAAGGATTTTCTGCATGATCTGAAAATCGATAGCCTTTTCCTCCGGCAACAGTCCAAGCATTTTGTTATACAACAGGTAAAAGCAGAATTCATCTCTTACACGGTAACCTACCTGAAAGCCACATGGCATCAGCATTTGGTTGATTGCCTCAAGTACTTCCACCTTTTCCTTAATATACTCTTCGTTGCCGGCAAAACAATCCGTTAACAACAAATAATCACTTCTAAAGAAAGCATTATTCACTTCTAAGGGTTCAATAATTTTATCCTTAACCAAAGGAAACTGGTTTAAAGCCACATGAGTAAGTTCTATTGTATT contains:
- the mutT gene encoding 8-oxo-dGTP diphosphatase MutT, whose protein sequence is MKQVTAAIMLDGDKVLIAKRASGDRLSKKWEFPGGKIEAGESPEECLARELCEELGIEARVGSFFARSIYHYEHGVIELLAYFADWVSGEMFTHFHDDAKWVSIKDVDLYDFAPADVPIKEKLKNYFSCSE
- a CDS encoding type II toxin-antitoxin system VapC family toxin gives rise to the protein MNPGYVIDASVALTWLLPGEETPQTLQLRDRAVDNTLIELFVPPTFWYEVANVLWVAVRRSRISQHEAAEALDSLLGFKFTVCPADPINCLTLSIAHNLAVYDSAYLCLAMEYQVPLWTVDNALVKAANRLNIPVEPLPVTRV
- a CDS encoding DUF1778 domain-containing protein — protein: MASKISVYIDEEMHWKLKAAASLRGKSLSEFMVEAALHALQTSDRKMAASKMDRLRASVKSTVSSEELHDMRNVERRR
- a CDS encoding DUF2357 domain-containing protein, which produces MALPPSGRKFQELLVIATEDFELVFKGPPRNKLVEAFSLHQDERGEPMLAGLRISPGYSWAKVYEPTDPGEISEYTGGSVFPCFFEQTNYEVVIEKKDGCVKELKFEHLNKQLREAVTPAGRQGRLLTGIINFQDEVGFSRFEILGDGKPLLSIELEVFPSKLDYQRDFWLLLQEVNEEVYNLAYDFLMRTSFFASLKSAKEPSPAEFYYIFNAIYKNFFKALERLKERPHHQIVSANRVTISARIKRASHTGLSWLVKKNYLFEADQGGLVEVGGFAFTPRKALDCKKELNFDTYENRFLKWILKQLDRKLKAFEGRYKDIGEKSGDKRVTQFVTEKRRQLQGNFDYGFFQYVGELKQVEHTSLVMQMAPGYRDVYKYYF
- a CDS encoding DUF1998 domain-containing protein; the protein is MTGTAIVLFDDVPGGAGHVRRITNPSTLIAVLWAALRRMETCQCGGSEGNTSCYECLRNYRNQFCHKELKRGPAIEFLRKVLDAI
- a CDS encoding cysteine hydrolase — protein: MAEQKEVLEIYQAMEKVVGEARPVNLDSLVNEAGGPEQVVLVLVDLVQGFAREGPLASPRVAALIEPITKLAEEALRLGVGITVIRDAHSEDCPEFDQFGRHCVKGSAEAELVSELKEVLGPNYIDWPKNCLAAGQAHAQSTVIIVGDCTDLCVYQAAMGEKLAANARGIRKRVIVPVNLVDTYDLPVEAAKKLGLLPHPGDFFHLVFLYHLKLNGIELVRLV